One window of Macadamia integrifolia cultivar HAES 741 unplaced genomic scaffold, SCU_Mint_v3 scaffold553, whole genome shotgun sequence genomic DNA carries:
- the LOC122069198 gene encoding glucose-6-phosphate/phosphate translocator 2, chloroplastic-like produces the protein MICSVKQSTAALGVPDLLRLRPKPSGLHPQYCSLPSLSAPRGSNSIVAGAALKPLYISSVKAFGSSETVRPRKPIFECKASDQSQPLDANVEVPDKKAPGAAAQKLKISIYFATWWALNVVFNIYNKKVLNAYPFPWLTSTLSLAAGSLIMLVSWALRIAEAPKTDLEFWKTLFPVAVAHTIGHVAATVSMSKVAVSFTHIIKSGEPAFSVLVSRFILGETFPVPVYLSLLPIIGGCALAAVTELNFNMIGFMGAMISNLAFVFRNIFSKKGMKGNSVSGMNYYACLSIMSLVLLTPFAIAVEGPQLWVTGWQQSVSTIGPQLIWWVAAQSVFYHLYNQVSYMSLDEISPLTFSIGNTMKRISVIVSSIIIFRTPIQPVNALGAAIAVFGTFLYSQAKQ, from the exons ATGATCTGCTCAGTCAAGCAATCCACAGCTGCTCTTGGCGTTCCCGATCTCTTACGGCTACGGCCTAAGCCATCGGGACTGCATCCACAATACTGTTCGCTTCCCTCTCTGTCAGCGCCAAGAGGGTCCAACTCCATTGTTGCTGGTGCTGCTCTGAAACCCCTCTATATTTCATCAGTCAAAGCTTTTGGATCTTCGGAGACTGTTAGACCTCGCAAGCCTATTTTTGAGTGCAAAGCTTCTGATCAATCGCAACCACTAGATGCCAATGTTGAAGTACCTGACAAGAAGGCACCAGGAGCCGCTGCTCAGAAGCTAAAAATCAGCATCTATTTTGCGACTTGGTGGGCTTTGAACGTTGTCTTCAACATATACAACAAGAAGGTCCTCAACGCGTACCCATTCCCATGGCTCACCTCTACACTATCTCTCGCAGCGGGATCGTTGATTATGTTGGTCTCCTGGGCTTTGCGGATTGCTGAAGCCCCCAAAACTGACTTGGAATTCTGGAAAACTCTCTTTCCG GTTGCGGTGGCACATACCATCGGACATGTAGCTGCTACTGTGAGCATGTCAAAGGTTGCGGTTTCGTTCACTCACATCATCAAGAGCGGTGAACCTGCTTTCAGCGTCTTGGTTTCGAGGTTTATCTTGGGTGAAACTTTTCCAGTGCCCGTGTATCTGTCACTTCTGCCAATTATTGGTGGTTGCGCTCTTGCGGCTGTCACCGAGCTTAATTTCAACATGATAG GGTTTATGGGGGCTATGATATCAAATTTGGCGTTCGTGTTCAGAAACATATTCTCCAAGAAAGGAATGAAGGGCAATTCTGTCAGTGGCATGAACTACTACGCTTGTTTGTCCATTATGTCTCTGGTGCTTCTCACACCCTTCGCGATTGCGGTGGAGGGTCCGCAGCTCTGGGTAACTGGCTGGCAACAATCGGTCTCAACGATTGGACCCCAGTTGATTTG GTGGGTGGCGGCACAAAGTGTGTTCTATCACTTGTACAACCAGGTTTCATACATGTCCCTGGATGAGATCTCACCCTTGACGTTTAGCATTGGAAACACCATGAAGCGAATTTCCGTCATTGTCTCCTCTATCATCATCTTCCGTACGCCTATCCAACCAGTCAATGCCCTCGGAGCTGCCATCGCAGTCTTTGGAACCTTCCTCTATTCCCAG GCTAAACAGTAG